In Capricornis sumatraensis isolate serow.1 chromosome 2, serow.2, whole genome shotgun sequence, the DNA window CCCATAGAAAGGCAGAAAAAGTTTCAAATTTGGGATTGCAGCCGTCAAGATCTGGGCCCTCCCCACTGCACTACACTACAGTCTGTATTGCTCTCCCTCTTGCTCATTACTCTCCAGCCACATGGCCATCTTTTTCCACCTGGCTAAGCATGTACCTAACTCAGGTCTTTTGCACCAACATCTGGAAAACTCTTCCCTTCACTTTCACGTGGCAGGCTCTGTTCCTTCAGGAATCAGCTGAAATGCCATCTCATTAAGTCCCTTCCCCAGTCTAAGGTAGTCCCCTAGTCACTTTCCATCATATCATCCGTATTTTCTTCCTAAAACATTCCACGCCCTGACATATTCTTGTCTGTCTTTTGCAACATGACGTAAACTCTGGGGGAGCAGGGCCCATCTGTGTTAATCACTGTTATATCTCTCGTGCCTGAAATAGTGCTGGATACACAGTGGGTGCTCAAGAGTCATAAATCTTTCTTGAAAAAATGAATGTTTGAATAAATGGTGAAGTTATTAAATTTCCAAGAAGAATAAGCACTCCAAGTACTATGTTTTGCTCCCAGAGGATGTTAAAGACCATGCAAACTGTTGATGAGGCAGCAAGCTCACTGAGCAAAGTTGCTGCCTTCAGAAGAAGATAGAGAAAAGGTCCCCAACACACAAAAGTGTCCAGGATACAGGTGAGTTTTATAAGTAACATTTCAGAGCCTGCTTCCTTTGGCAGTCACATCACCAAAATGACTCCCTGCAGCAACCAAAATCAAGTACACTTTCTGATTGGGCTGTTGCCTGTTATCTCAGACAACTTGCAAAGCCAATCCCAGTCAATCCTGGGTGATCCAACCCTCCATGGCCCCCATAACTCAGCTaaaatatattagtttcagaagaaaatgaaCATGGATTAGGTCAGGTCCACAAACACTCTAAGTTGCTAAAAAGAACAGTCCCCACAAGATGTATGACTAATGAAACACAGCCCAACGACATTCAATCCCATTGACCACCAAAAGACCAAaacaaacatatacaaaaatcCAAAACACACCAACTGCGTGTGCCATACACATTCAAGCAACTTCTGTACCTTCTGTGAAAGGCAGGACTTCTTCAGGAGCCACGAACTTGTGAAATGAATCTTCTTCATTGGGGAACTGGACAAGgaaaaattaggaagaaaaaaagagagatctgACATTTTGACTTTCaggtatacacccaagagaaataaaaagacatcCAGACATTTGATTACAAAGgcttattgcagcattatttacaaaagccagaAGGTAGAAATAACCCAGatgctcatcaacagatgaatggatgattaaattgtggtatatccatacaacagaacattattcagtcacaaaaaaggaacaaagtacgTGCTATAACTCACATGAACTCCCCAAATATTTAGAAATCAGAAATATTTTGTCCATAATATATGACTCCTTTTATGTGAAATATCAAAattaggcaaatccatagagactcAAAGCAGACTAGCAATCACTAGGAGAtggggagaagaaagaagggagtgaTTACTTAATGGGTAGAGTGTTTTTCAGAGATGATGAAAAAATTCCGAAACTAAAGAGTGGTAGTTGCACAATGCTGTGAATGTACTAAGTGCCACTTAACTGTACCTTTTAAAATGGTTACTTGTGTGTTATGTGAATTTCAGTCCAATTTTTTAATAAGTAGACACCTATAGATAggttattattttcaaagcaCGTAGTTTCTATCACTGGTAAAATGACTCTTTACTTAGTAACTGCTTGTGTTCAGGCTACAGAATACAGTCCCTGGAACTATGACAAATAAAAACCAATTCTATGTTTCTAGTTTCAACTTGCTTGGCATTTTCAGAAATGGTCAGGGTGACGGGGGAGTGGTGGCAATGTAGACAAAGGGCCTTCCCCAACTACATATTATCCTGACCTTACAATGTTGACCTCCTGAAGCTGAAAGGTTGTAACTATCAATGGCTCTTCCTGGATCAAGACTACTGTGGCCTCTTCCAGTCTCCACTGGGTCTAATCCATTGAGTAAATGCAGATAAAGAGAAGTCCCAGAGAGAGAAGGCTGAAGGTTAAAGAGTTCAAACCTATACTTTGACTTCCTTCTGTTGGctagagacagacagacataccTGTGGGGAAAGCTTGAACATAGGAGCACAGACGATGAGTGGGGTAGAATGGTGTTTTGCTGCCAGCGCTAGAGTATGAGTTCCTGCCACAGCTCGCAGGGCACCGTTGGCCAGGATGGTCTTAGTGCCAATGATCACCTTTGGGACAGGAAGAAAGAAGCGAGCCATCCTGAGAACAGAGCCTTCAACAGGCCATTGGACATGAGCGCCTGAATGCTTAGCCCTAGTCTTGGCGTCCTGCagggggtgggcgtgggggtCACACACCAGTAGAGGGAAAGGGATTCTAGGTTCAGACCACAAGTTCTAGCATAAAAGTGGATTCCCAAAGGAAAAATGAACACAGTACAGGACAGAAAACTGCAGTGTTTACGGCTCTTAGCCCTGTCTTCCGTGGAAATCTATCTGCCACACCTCCTGAGAAATGGGAAGCCTTTCTTCTACCATCCACCACTACCAAGCTCTCTGAGCAGAAGTGGGCAGCTCTCTATCAGATCCCTAACATGCTGACAAGATTAGCTTAGTCCCATTTCATTCCTTTCAGTCCTTTAACCAAAATGAGGTGCCTCCAAGGgaggacagagaaggaaatgacaacccactccagtactcttgcctggagaatcccatggacggaggagcctggcaggctgcagtccagggggtcgctaagagtcggacaggactgagcgacttcactttcacttttcactttcatgcattggagaaggaaatgacaacccattccagttattcttgcctggagaatcccagggacaagggagcctggtgggctgctgtctatggggtcacacagagtcggacacgactgacgcaacttagcagcagcagcacccaagGGAGGAATAAAGAGGGGGGATCAATATTAATAGAATAAGAGATTTAAAAGGTCCATGTATGTGTTTTCAAAAGGTACTAGAAACTCTCCTCTCCTCTTATAGATATTGGGGCCAGGGAGGGGGgcagatattaatattttaatgtataatcTTCATAAATTTGACATAATATAACCCAAATATACCCACCTTGTTGACTCTTGACATAACAGCAAAAATGGCAGCATCAGTCATGACCGTTGTCTCAATACCTGCTTTGGACAAATTGACTGCCATCTCATGACCCTGCATTTGGAGAGAAAGGCTGATGCTGAGAGGAAgagtgggggagagagaaagagctttCAAACATCACTGGATCTGGGGAACTGGGTGACACTGGCCGTATCCAACGTGCAACTTCCAACAGGCAACTAACTCATCTGGTAGGCGTTCTCTGGGAAGCGGCAGGAAGCCCAGGGGAAGCTAATTAATGTTTATTACTCCCCAGCACTGCTGGGACAGGCACAGAACTGGAAATACAACTTGCTTGTGTAACTGGGCAGAGCACACAGGACAGCTCCTGGCTCATTATTTTACAACATCCTTGCATCCTTACATATTTCCTTTCTGGAGACCTATTATTTACCTGAAGACTGAGTGGGGTCAGACCAAGCATCGGTCATCCCCAAGGTCATTTACCCTATTCTGATTTCTGAAAGAactaatatttatcttttcttggGCCACGTAGTTCACTCAACTtccttaaatgaatattttaagaatGTTCACAGGATCAACAATGTGAAATTCTCTTAAATGTTTTACGCTATCTCCTCAATGTTTAAAATGCATCAATTCAAAGATGGCAttattctctcattttaaaattttcttagcaGCTCTAGCAGTCCCCATACCTGACAGAAAGGTGCACACTCTGCAACGATGACATGGAATTTCCTCTTTCGGGCAGCCTCTTTGAGGAATGCCTCCACCGTGCGGGAGAAGCCAATGGTCATGATGACCTCATTGGAGTGgatgtgctccagagcctgggctgCGATGTTCTCCGTTGTCCCTTCTGCAAGAAGCCAGTTTTGCATGGAAAATATGACACAGTCATGCTACAATACAGACTTGTGAGAGAACAGAAAGGGATGTGTGCCGTTTTGTACAATGCCCACCTAGCAGAGCCTGGTAACACATGGTCAATGGACTAAATGCGAAATGTCCTATTTCCTTAAAAGCCTCCTCCCTCCAGGGTTTTCTATCTCCCAAGCTCTCAGCCTACCCTCTTACCCTACTCATCAACTTACTCCCCTCACCCCTACCCCGCCCAAAACTAGTTCTTTACAACTGACTTTGAAGACAGTGAATTTAGGCAAGAAATGCCCCATCTGGGAAATTTGAAAGTGCTGAGAGTAGGGAAAACAGAGTTTCCCTCTAAAAGAATTCCTCCTCCAAAAGGTGGCCACAACGCCTCCACCTGACAGGGaggacacagaagaaaaataggGGAGGAATTTGGAAGAAGCAGCTCAGTGCACAGACAGACCCAGTTTCTTCCTTTCCTGGGAACACTGACGGCAATAAATATCTGGCCTCCTAGGTCACGAAGATAGGGGGGATAGAAGTGGCTTGTGTATATGCAttgggtatgtatgtgtgtgtgtctgtaaaaTTTCAAGAAGTTTAGTGAAAAAGGGTTTATCAACTGTGGTTTTCAGAGgttcatcttaaaaataaaagctcttcCCAAACAGTCTCTGCCACAGTGGATTTGCAGTAGATAAGGGGTCAGTCTGTAAGGAAATGTAGAAAGGGTTATCTTAGTCTTGCCACCTATTCCAATCATTCTTAATCCGGATGAGGGCAAACCTCTGAGAGCCAGAAGACTGGTTATCATCCATCTCTGCTTATGAACAACTTCCAAGGTCTTCTGTTCCCTCATCTGCCTGCAACTTGTCCTGTCCACCTAAGGATCAGGACTCACCCAGTTCCACCAGCAGCTCATTAATTGCCTCAATGATGTTGGACTGGAGTTGAGCATAATGGGAACGGAAATCCTCGCTCAGGCCCCCGGATGTCAAGAGTTTGTGCAGAGACTCCTGCTGATCGCTCTCGTCGCTGCGTCCATGGAGTCTACGAAGGCAACAAGACCCAAAGGAGTTGGGGGAAGAGATGTGGTCGTTTAAGTAACGACAGCTGCTCAGCTCCAACAAAGGCTCCaagcagggagagagaggggccCGTGCAAAACGCTTCACTGGGCCCAAGCCCCGGTCCAGGACGTGGGCCTGACCTGCCATACTCCTCCCGGATGATCCTGAGCACTCTCCGCACCATGTTGCCCACGGTGGTCTCTGAGGGTTGCGCGGCTGTCATCCTCCGGCCTTCTCTGCGGATCAGTTCCATCAGCTCCCCTACCGCCCAAAGAGAAAAGGTGAGCGCGAGAAGGGCGCAGCGTGGGGCCTGGACGACTTTCCGCCTGGGGATCGGGATCAGAAAGGGGCGAGGCCTGCCTCACCTGCATTGCTCCAGCGGTGGTCCGTGATGATGCGGCGAAGCAGCCCCAGAGTCTCCCGGGCCATGTCCTCGGAGCTGCGCTGCCCGCCGCCCCGCTTCAGCGCCTCCACGAAACTCTCGATCCTCTCGGACAGCTCCGAGCCCTTGGCGGCTGCCCCTGGCATCGCGAAAGAAGCCGCCTTGCCGGCGGAATCCACACCTGGCAGACTTCCGAGCTTACACTTCCGGGGCAGGAGAGGTCGGCTTCCGCTCTGCTAGAAAAAAAACGCTCGCTTGGGAGAAGACTGGGCCACGCCCCTCGCTGCTAACTCCCGCCtccgcccctcccccccacctGACAGAGCCAATCAGACTCTTGGAACTCGATGTGTTGGGTTTACCGCCAAGCTTCCGCGCCTCAGAGGTTGGAAGGCTGGAAGTGTCTTTTCTTGGCTTCTCGGTCGCTGAAGACCTGACGGTTGACGTCACAAGAGGATGGCTAGTCCTGTTGCTGTGGAAACAGCCAGTCTGAAAGGCCCCCACCACTTCCCGAGGCTACGCTGGAGCAGTTGCAGCCCTACTTCCCCGTCCCTCAGCTCCGGTGACCATCAGAGTGCTGCCCCAGGGTCCGCTACCCCTAGGGCAGACGCCCCATTATAATGCTGTTACATTGCATGATACTGGTTCGTTTGCGCCTCTGTCTCTCTAGCAGACCGAGCTCCCTGATGCCAaggaccatttttttttctttttagaataagAGGACCTATCTCATAAAGATGCATTAGATGAGACAATTCATACACAGTGTCTACACCTAGTAAACTCTAAACGGTCGTATTGTTTTACTCCCCAGCCTCTAGTCCGTACAGATGGAAGGACATCATCTTTGCTCCCATATTAACTGCCACTTTGAATCTCCTTATTGGTGGATATTCGGTCTCCTCATCTCTGAGGAGATGTGCTAGAcgttgaaaagtgaagtgaagccgctcagtcatgtccgactctttgggaccccatggactgtaacctaccaagctcctctgtccatgggattttcccggcaatagtactggagtggattgccacttccttctccagcggatcttcccgacctagggatcgaacccgggtctccagagACCTATTGCCTTACAGAAAAATATATCAGTAcccaaatcagacaaagataatatgaaaaaaaaaagaaagaaaataagagaccAGTGTCCCTCATGAAtgcagatgcaaagagctgcaaCAAattattagcaaaccaaattcatcAGTATATAAAAGATTCAtgtaagaacttccctggtggcccagtgcttaggaatccacctcccaatgaatgcagaggacacaggttcaatccctggtccaggaggatcccacatactgcagagcaactaagtcgtGTGCCGCAACTACCAAAGCCTGCGCCCTCTAGGGCAGGAgaaccataactactgagcccctgcgctgcaactactgaggcccatgTGCCGGAACCAGCGCATCACAAGTAACCCCTGCTgaccacgactagagaaagcctgcatgaagcaatgaagacccagtacagtcaaaagTAAATAAGAAGATTAATGTATAATTACCAAGTATAATTTAAATCTGGAAGGTAAAGCtgtttcaatatttgaaaatcaatttgaGAAACTATGTTAATATTCTAAAAAGTAAAACCACATGACCATATCAACTGATGCaagaagcatttgacaaaaatCAACAGAcgttgaattaaaaacaaaaaaacaaaaaacctttaaaaactaggaataaaaggaacATCTTCAGCATGACAAGGGCCATCTACAAAATCCTGTACCCAACATCATACTTTATGGTCAAAGAAAATTtctctctaagatcagaaacaaggcaAGAATGTCCACTTTTACCATTCAAATTTAAACTGAAAGATCTAGCcagtgcaataaggcaagaaaaagaaattttaaaagcatacaGATTGGAAAGCAAGAAAACTAACAGAAGACATCATTGTCTTCATAGAAAATCCCAGAGaatcaacaataagaaaaaaccTCCTAGATCTAATTTAGCAAAGATGCAaggtcaacacacaaaaatcaatcaTATTTCTATATATTGTTAATGAATAATCGGAAACCAAAGTTGAAAGCCTAATAACTTCCCAAAGCCATAAAGTATTTATCAATTTTACCATGTTAAGTTTAAAATGTCTGAAAAGTTGTGTCAATTTACAGGCTTGCTAGCACTTATCATGTTCTGGCCAACTTTGgatattgtcattatttttccagatataaagacattaaaaataagatatgTACTGTTTTAtacatacaaaagaatatatatgtgtatgaaatGACAATAAATGAACACCTGTGAGCCCATCTGTCAACTTGAAAACTAAAAATCTCAAATTCGTagacacagaaagtagaatggtggttgtcagaggCTGAAGGGAaaagttatttattatttaatgtatAGGATTTCTATTTTACAAGATGAAAGGAATTCTAgaaatggatgatggatgggCATTTATATTGTATAACAGTGTAAGTgcatttaatgccactgaactgcacacttaaggattaaaaaggtaaattttatgtgtattttaccacaattttaaaaacaaataaatatgtgaaattttAAGAAGACACCTAAAATACTGTCATATCATCACACAAGTGTGTGTGCTCTTCTCCTAATCCATGTTCTTGCCTTCTACCACATTCAAGGATAACCACAAAATTTTGATTGCTATTCCTTTGcttcataaaaaaaaagttttatatatttacaacCCCTAAATAACAAAGCACTTAATTTTgcttatttggaattttttataAATTGTATTATAATGTAATCTTCTAcaaattgctttttttaaaactcGGTATGACATTCCTAAAATTTCCCTCCATGTTGCTACATGTGTCTGTAGTTCTGTTTGCACTGCTGCATAATGTTCCGTCATGTGACTGTACCAcaatttatgtattcattttcctTCAACAGATATTTGGGTTGTTGCCAATCTTTCTGGAGGGTGAGAGAATGTAAACTATAAATATTCTTGTGTATATCTTGGCATACCTACAAGTGGAACAGCTAGGTCATAGGCTATGTGAATATTCAACTTTACAAATAGTGCTAGTATTCCAAAGTGATTACATCAATGCATGCTCCCTCCAGAAGTGCTTAAAGAGTTCTAGCTGATCTACTCCTTACCAACACTTGGTATTATCAATGGTTGAGGGAGGTGGGTGGAatcagatagatagatataaaagGATATATCATTGGcatcttaatttgtttttctgattactaatgaggttgttgttgttttgtttttttcatatgtttcttgGCCatgtcctttttctcctttgtgaaaTATCTGTCTTTCACCTACTTTCTTTaggctaaggaaaaaaaaaactttttctaatatatttgtaggagttccttatatattctgaatactagtttttttccccttgatttaTGGCTTGTCTGTTTACTCCCTTGAGATGTCTTTGAACAAAGTTCTTGATTTTAATATGATTGAATGTATCAATCTTGTCTTTTATAGTTAATGCTTTTTGTGGTTTATTTAGGAAACCCCTCCCTAATCTAAAAGCATAAAGATAATCACCTGAATCTTCTTCTGAGTAATTTTACAAATTGCCTTTACACATCATTTTGAATTACTTTCTATATAAAATGACAAATGAGatgtaattttactttcttttcccatTCTTTCTTCGGTGATTTTCAGTACTATCTTTGTAATTTGTGAAGTTTCTATATTGTGAGAGTCTGTTTTGGGGCCCTCTGTTTGTTCCTATTGCTAAATTTGCCTATCCTTGTATCAATATTACACTATCTTAATTactactgtctttttttttaagtcttgatATAAATTCTCTTACCATATTCCTTTCTTTAAGAGTGTCTTTAGTTTGGGGCCTTTGCTCTTTCAtgtacattttagaaataaagcatctatttctcaaaaaaactCCCACTCTATTGAGATTTTGTTTGGCATTGCTTTAAATCTCTAAACCAATTTGAGGACAATTGACATCTTTAAGATACCAAGTCCtactatccatgaacatggtatatatctGCATTtacttaggtcttctttaatGTTGTCCAGtgagattttataattttcttcatttaggTCTTGCACGtcatgtatataaaatttattcttagccattttatatatttgtctgtATTGTAGGTGATTATCATTCTTTTTCATCATTGCCAAATTAATAGAGAAATACAGAAACTACTTTTAATTTCGTACCCTTTTGCTCATTAATCATGAAGAgccttttttcatatttatttaccgTTTGCTTTTCTTCTCACATGAAGTACTGGTGCACGTGGTTTGCCCGTTTTTCTAATGTGATGTATAGCAGACATTCTGGTTGTTCATTCAAtatccatttttctcttctttcttattaGAAAGAACTGATTTTGGTTTCTATCCACAGGGAAGGTGGTTTT includes these proteins:
- the EIF2B2 gene encoding translation initiation factor eIF2B subunit beta — protein: MPGAAAKGSELSERIESFVEALKRGGGQRSSEDMARETLGLLRRIITDHRWSNAGELMELIRREGRRMTAAQPSETTVGNMVRRVLRIIREEYGRLHGRSDESDQQESLHKLLTSGGLSEDFRSHYAQLQSNIIEAINELLVELEGTTENIAAQALEHIHSNEVIMTIGFSRTVEAFLKEAARKRKFHVIVAECAPFCQGHEMAVNLSKAGIETTVMTDAAIFAVMSRVNKVIIGTKTILANGALRAVAGTHTLALAAKHHSTPLIVCAPMFKLSPQFPNEEDSFHKFVAPEEVLPFTEGDILEKVSVHCPVFDYVPPELITLFISNIGGNAPSYIYRLMSELYHPDDHVL